The following coding sequences lie in one Tachysurus fulvidraco isolate hzauxx_2018 chromosome 19, HZAU_PFXX_2.0, whole genome shotgun sequence genomic window:
- the mkrn1 gene encoding probable E3 ubiquitin-protein ligase makorin-1 isoform X1, with protein MAEAAAAAASTAAPVTTTGGWTKHVTCRYFMHGLCKEGDNCRYSHDQSSSKPAMICKFFQKGCCAFGDRCRYEHTKPDKQEELPGPMPSVPLPAASLTLAGDSGSVPSEPAGMSKAERPNVSGGVDWVNAAEFVPGQPYCGRDPVIVDGPGPLIEDEYEKEQSNKELKKQLCPYAAVGECRYGLNCAYLHGDVCDMCGLQALHPSDTAQRSQHIRACIEAHEKDMEISFAIQRSKDMMCGVCMEVVFDKANPSERRFGILSNCNHCYCLKCIRKWRSAKQFESKIIKSCPECRITSNFVIPSEYWVEDKEEKQNLIQKYKDGMGTKPCRYFDEGRGTCPFGANCFYKHAFPDGRLEEPQPQSQKQQRQNGSNARNRGSRRTPLWDLFDERESSDSLDNDDEEMVTFELSEMLLMLLAAGTEDDVTDSEDEWDLFHDELDDYYELYL; from the exons ATGGCGGAGGCAGCGGCGGCGGCAGCGTCTACCGCGGCTCCGGTAACAACAACAGGAGGCTGGACGAAACACGTAACCTGCAG GTATTTCATGCATGGTCTTTGCAAAGAGGGGGACAACTGTCGATACTCGCATGACCAAAGTAGCAGCAAGCCAGCCATGATCTGTAAGTTCTTTCAGAAAGGATGCTGTGCATTTGGAGACCGGTGCAG GTATGAACACACCAAACCAGACAAGCAAGAGGAACTTCCTGGCCCCATGCCGTCAGTGCCGCTTCCCGCTGCCTCCCTTACCCTTGCTGGTGACTCTGGGTCTGTGCCCAGTGAGCCAGCTGGCATGTCCAAAGCCGAGAGGCCCAACGTCTCTGGGGGAGTGGACTGGGTCAATGCAGCAGAGTTCGTGCCAGGTCAGCCTTACTGTGGAAGGG ATCCTGTGATTGTGGATGGTCCAGGGCCTCTCATCGAGGACGAATATGAAAAGGAACAATCCAACAAGGAGCTGAAGAAGCAGCTGTGCCCATACGCAGCTGTTGGTGAATGTCGCTATGGCCTCAACTGTGCCTATCTGCACGGTGATGTGTGCGACATGTGCGGACTGCAGGCGCTCCATCCTTCAGACACCGCTCAGCGTTCTCAGCACATCAGA GCGTGCATTGAGGCCCACGAGAAGGACATGGAGATCTCGTTTGCCATCCAGCGTAGTAAGGacatgatgtgtggtgtgtgcatggAGGTGGTATTCGACAAGGCCAATCCCAGCGAGCGTCGCTTTGGCATCCTCTCCAACTGCAACCACTGCTACTGCCTCAAATGCATCCGCAAGTGGCGGAGTGCCAAGCAGTTTGAGAGCAAGATCATAAA GTCCTGCCCAGAGTGTCGAATCACGTCCAACTTTGTCATCCCGAGCGAGTACTGGGTGGAGGACAAGGAGGAAAAGCAGAATCTCATTCAGAAATACAAGGATGGCATGGG GACTAAACCCTGTAGATATTTCGACGAGGGCCGTGGAACTTGTCCATTTGGCGCTAATTGCTTTTACAAGCATGCGTTCCCTGATGGACGACTCGAGGAACCTCAGCCTCAGTCCCAAAAACAGCAAAGGCAGAATGGCTCCAATGCAAGGAACAGG GGCTCGAGGCGCACGCCACTCTGGGATCTGTTTGACGAGCGGGAAAGCAGCGACTCCTTGGACAACGATGATGAAGAGATGGTAACGTTTGAACTGAGCGAGATGCTCCTTATGCTTCTGGCGGCAGGAACCGAAGATGATGTCACCGACTCTGAAGATGAGTGGGACTTGTTTCATGATGAGCTGGACGATTATTATGAGCTCTACCTATAG
- the mkrn1 gene encoding probable E3 ubiquitin-protein ligase makorin-1 isoform X2 codes for MAEAAAAAASTAAPVTTTGGWTKHVTCRYEHTKPDKQEELPGPMPSVPLPAASLTLAGDSGSVPSEPAGMSKAERPNVSGGVDWVNAAEFVPGQPYCGRDPVIVDGPGPLIEDEYEKEQSNKELKKQLCPYAAVGECRYGLNCAYLHGDVCDMCGLQALHPSDTAQRSQHIRACIEAHEKDMEISFAIQRSKDMMCGVCMEVVFDKANPSERRFGILSNCNHCYCLKCIRKWRSAKQFESKIIKSCPECRITSNFVIPSEYWVEDKEEKQNLIQKYKDGMGTKPCRYFDEGRGTCPFGANCFYKHAFPDGRLEEPQPQSQKQQRQNGSNARNRGSRRTPLWDLFDERESSDSLDNDDEEMVTFELSEMLLMLLAAGTEDDVTDSEDEWDLFHDELDDYYELYL; via the exons ATGGCGGAGGCAGCGGCGGCGGCAGCGTCTACCGCGGCTCCGGTAACAACAACAGGAGGCTGGACGAAACACGTAACCTGCAG GTATGAACACACCAAACCAGACAAGCAAGAGGAACTTCCTGGCCCCATGCCGTCAGTGCCGCTTCCCGCTGCCTCCCTTACCCTTGCTGGTGACTCTGGGTCTGTGCCCAGTGAGCCAGCTGGCATGTCCAAAGCCGAGAGGCCCAACGTCTCTGGGGGAGTGGACTGGGTCAATGCAGCAGAGTTCGTGCCAGGTCAGCCTTACTGTGGAAGGG ATCCTGTGATTGTGGATGGTCCAGGGCCTCTCATCGAGGACGAATATGAAAAGGAACAATCCAACAAGGAGCTGAAGAAGCAGCTGTGCCCATACGCAGCTGTTGGTGAATGTCGCTATGGCCTCAACTGTGCCTATCTGCACGGTGATGTGTGCGACATGTGCGGACTGCAGGCGCTCCATCCTTCAGACACCGCTCAGCGTTCTCAGCACATCAGA GCGTGCATTGAGGCCCACGAGAAGGACATGGAGATCTCGTTTGCCATCCAGCGTAGTAAGGacatgatgtgtggtgtgtgcatggAGGTGGTATTCGACAAGGCCAATCCCAGCGAGCGTCGCTTTGGCATCCTCTCCAACTGCAACCACTGCTACTGCCTCAAATGCATCCGCAAGTGGCGGAGTGCCAAGCAGTTTGAGAGCAAGATCATAAA GTCCTGCCCAGAGTGTCGAATCACGTCCAACTTTGTCATCCCGAGCGAGTACTGGGTGGAGGACAAGGAGGAAAAGCAGAATCTCATTCAGAAATACAAGGATGGCATGGG GACTAAACCCTGTAGATATTTCGACGAGGGCCGTGGAACTTGTCCATTTGGCGCTAATTGCTTTTACAAGCATGCGTTCCCTGATGGACGACTCGAGGAACCTCAGCCTCAGTCCCAAAAACAGCAAAGGCAGAATGGCTCCAATGCAAGGAACAGG GGCTCGAGGCGCACGCCACTCTGGGATCTGTTTGACGAGCGGGAAAGCAGCGACTCCTTGGACAACGATGATGAAGAGATGGTAACGTTTGAACTGAGCGAGATGCTCCTTATGCTTCTGGCGGCAGGAACCGAAGATGATGTCACCGACTCTGAAGATGAGTGGGACTTGTTTCATGATGAGCTGGACGATTATTATGAGCTCTACCTATAG